A window of Oncorhynchus kisutch isolate 150728-3 linkage group LG23, Okis_V2, whole genome shotgun sequence genomic DNA:
ctacaatgtagaaaatagttttaaaaaatacatacaaacccttgaatgaataggtgttctaaacttttgacaggtagtgtATAAATTATGAATTTGTacacaaactggaattaaagctaGAATAAGTCAGTGGAACAGGTGGAACTATCGAAGCAGAAGATACatttccttcaaatgttgatatttggttacAACTGGCAATACAGTTTAAAGCCCGAATTTAAGGCTGTCTTACAAATGAATGTAAAAGTATTTATACAAACTTAAAATGAGCAACACATCCACTGCCacattgaggttactgtaaccaTAAATGTCTTCTATAATCATCGAAAGCATTCATGTTCAAGATAGTATGCAAAGGTCCCCAGGTCaatggagatcttcacaattgctattTGAATCTGCACAAAATCTCGAACAGCATTGATTGCTTGCactatgtacttttaatgtaatctcagcTGCAAAACACTTCAGTTGGTTgcgctattagatgaagcacagtgataacacattaagttgttgcatgaatacaaaatatctgacattttattcccatttgaactttgttgtgctaTATAATGGTTGAAAGTGCAGCGATAATACATTTACAtgacaaaaaaattataatctgaCATTGTTTTTCAATGGAATTTGGTTGCGCTTTTAGATGGTGGAAAGCATATCGATAACACATTGGGAATACAACAGAATTCTGGCTGTCTTTTTTGAGTGGAAGAATGAAGATTGAAATCTCATTGGTTAACATCTCAACCAACTTTAGACAAACGACGACGTTCAAATGCGCAGGGGATTATGCGCAGGGGATTAttgctgccgctgaaaaatattgGCCGGCCATTTTTTCTTTCAGTGGCAGCAATAAGCCTCCATACCTTCAAGTGtacaataaataataaataaaataaatagaagGTCAGCCTCAGAACAGTGCATTTGTGTCTGCAAATGGTGTCCTCCTAGTGCACACTTGGCTCTTTAGGGTCCTTAGTTCACGTGTGACCCGTGACAGGAACTCCTTGAATCTCTTAAGAACCACACAGCCATAGACCTTCTGCTGGAACACGTTCTGGGAGGGGGGCACTGAAGTCGGTCCGTCTACAGGTTCAGGTGGGATGGGCAGGTTTGGAAAGAGGGTTTGGTAAATGCAGTTTATTTGGTTGGCCAGACCATTGGTGCGGTTATGGGCAGTAGAGAGTTTGCTCAGCAGTGAGCTGGATGGTGGCTGTAAGTCTGTCTGTTGCTCAGTGACCCTCTTCAGGTGTGGTAGGAAAGCCTTACAGTGGGAGTAGATGCTCAACATCCGCTCTGAGGGGTCAAGGCCAGAGATGTTTGGGTCAGGAACGTTGTTGATTGACATCTGGCAGAACAGCTCTGACATGTCTCCTTGACTGAGCTTCTGGAGATCAATGAAAAAAACATCAAATTACTGGAAGTTCTTGGAAGCCCTTTTACAAACTCCAACAGGTAGCCTATAATCCATTATGATTTGGCCATAAAATAGCTTAAAAGTAGTTTTACATTTCCCATTAGACTGTGCATGATTccataatatacagttgaagtcggaagtttacatacaccttagccaaatacattcaaactcagtttttcacaattcctgacatttgatccaagtaaaaattccctgtcttaggtcagttaggatcaccactttattttaagaatgtgtcagaatgtcagaatgatagcagagagaatgatttatatcagcttttatttctttcatcacattcccagtgggttagaagtttacatacacttgtgtcttgcacaaagtagatgtcccaaacgacttgccaaaactatagtttgttaacaagaaatttgtggagtggttgaaaaatgagttttaataactccaacctaagtgtatgtaaacttccgacttcaactgtacatgtcacCCGAGGCTATAATTAAGccaatcagccaatcagcattcaaactggttaccaacgtaattagaacagtaaaaagacatgttTTGTCATttccgtggtatacagtctgatataccacggctgtcagccaatcagcattcaagtcTCAAACTACCCAGTTAAAATACTAGACAAATATTATGCCTTGACTTACGTATGTTTTTAAGAGGTCCACAGATTCCTTGTGTATGAGTTTGGTTAGCTTCAAACTTCTTTGTAGGGAACTCCCACACGGTTGCTTCCTACATACTACTCCAGCACTCACTGAATCAATGGCAGCAACCAGTAACAGAGAGAGCAATGCTGAGGAGCAAGGTGAGACAATTAAAATCACCACACTAACACCTATATCACAGACTTTAGCATAGTTGCATGACAATCTAAAATAGAAGTATGAAATGTATTGGTAACAGTTACAGTATTTAAAATGTCTATATAATGAGTAAAGGACACAATAAAAGTTGAGACGACACATACTTAGTTTGTACCTACGCATATGAGTACaatcattcatacacacacaaaaaaattcaTTATTCAACATTTGCACATCATCGTTCATTTAATGTCGGCACATTGATGTTCCATAAATACATGTGACATTTCAgcaagtacagtacagtatccaCATGGTTGAATAAATAGTTATTCACTGTATATGAAATATAGCAATAATGGTTTTATAATGTAATTTTACTTACTTCTTGCTGCTTGTGATATGGTCAGCTGAGGACACATATTCTTTACATGACCACTCATTTCCCATACAATCACACAGGCCAAGTGTTAGACACAGACTAGTCATGATCACTCCCCTGAAAAACGTTTTAAAAGACTGAAACCACGCATTTGTCATTGGAGGAAATGACGTGCTCAGCTCTTTCTTTGTGAAGCAACTGCATTTCCCAGATTTGTTTTTCAGACCTGAATTGCTTTTTTTATTAACCAAatctaaatgtgtgtgtatgttcaccCTTGTCTATAGTCTGAGCTCACTCCCACAGGGTTCACAGATACCagatgtatctacagtatatattacaGCATTGCAGGTATATTCATTTGTATATTTGGATtttattataatttatttatttttttacctttttttttaaaactaggcaggtcagttaagaacaaatccttattttcaatgacggcctatgaacagtgggttaactgccatacatttacaaacagtatcactgTCAACGGATTACAATCTTTGAGTTGAGGTAGGGTACTGTAAAAGCTGTGCTAACAAATTCATATAATATCCTATGCATATGTGAGGTCATTTGTTTTATACCAGTCACAAGAGGTCAACCCACTCTGACACAATTCATTGTAGTAGTGCTGTCGCCTCCTAGAGTAAGTGGTTGTGAAGTTTTAAAAGAAGTTAATGCAGTGTTGCAATCTGTTCAGTTTGGGTATCATATGATGTCGTTTTAAATTCCTTATGGTTTTTATAaattgtttatttaacctttattttactgaGACCATGTAACGttcgtcgtaggtggaagaagaggaggaccaatgcgcagcgtggtaagtgtccatattcttTAATAAAGTAATTGAACACTGaaacaataaaacaataaaacgacaaacgaacagtcctgaatggtgctgaaaaaacactgaacagaaaatatatcacccacaccacacaggtgggaaaa
This region includes:
- the m17 gene encoding IL-6 subfamily cytokine M17, producing MSGHVKNMCPQLTISQAARTLLSLLLVAAIDSVSAGVVCRKQPCGSSLQRSLKLTKLIHKESVDLLKTYKLSQGDMSELFCQMSINNVPDPNISGLDPSERMLSIYSHCKAFLPHLKRVTEQQTDLQPPSSSLLSKLSTAHNRTNGLANQINCIYQTLFPNLPIPPEPVDGPTSVPPSQNVFQQKVYGCVVLKRFKEFLSRVTRELRTLKSQVCTRRTPFADTNALF